acacacacagacgTACACaggtgacagaataagccccttattatatagcatgatagtttgcataTTTGGAACTGTACACATAAACACACATAAAAGTTCATTTGCCCTTACTAACATATGATAGAAACTAAATTGTcctatcaaagccaacatacatagtaatacatttctggaaaattgtggaaaggtagagtgctcccCCATCAGTTGCATGgcgcagagttttgcatcattatggagtattttcgtgacaaacagacaaaaaaaacacacatacacacggactatgcgcgttattatatagcatgatagcttatatttttaaatttattagttTATATAGTTCTACAGTATGTTTAACATTTATTCATAgtttatatattatacaaaACAACGAGAAGCATAGCGGtaaggatcgagtgaggacccctgctaccTTTCTTCattgcagttcacgatggtcccaccttgactccaaccgctttctGCACCGTTTtgcttcgagtgcagctgcttacggaattgcactgtgcttcatgtcgttttcaccctacAACAGAGTTAAAACGACTTAAAGCTcgtgcgcaattgcgtaagcgtctTTGCGTAGCGGCTAGAAGCGTGACGAAACCCTTGCTggtaccacccatcgctgcagtttgcgatggtcccacctcggttccaactgctgcctccaccgcaccgtttagAGCGCGTACTGCAAGTGCgctgcaactacactcgtaATTCATGTCGAAGTCTGGTGGCGGTACTTGAAGCCGATGCAACTAACCTTCCTGGACTTTGATGCCGCTTTCAACTCTCCTCATCAAGGCCGTCCTCTTAACGCGCCCCGCCCCGATgcagtaccaggaaagttcttTCACTTGCACGAcaacatgaatcaacgaacaaccgctgcagttcgaacagtAGGGTATACGACACCATTCGAGGTGGTAACTGgggtaagacaaggggcagtggcagggcCATGGattacgtctacgccctgataaatgtaaTCAGACGCAGATATCTTCGAGATCTCGAACGGGAGTCAGGATGGACGGACAACCAattgaactcgtcgatgaCTTCTGTTTCCTGGGCTGtgtgctgaagaacaacagcagctacgagaaagatattcagcaaagatgcaccAAGGCCGTTTTCACATTCAACtttttaacgaaatgcctATGGTCGActcccatcaccaacgaagtcaagctgcgagtgtacctatccgcaattcgccctatcatgatgtacggatcagagacttgggcagcaccttCTACGTTGACGAAGAGGCTTGTTTacacggaaaggaagctgcttagacggctgcttggctacttttccCTAAGGTATCCCACAATGAATAATTTTACGAGGAagtcgatgtggtgtaccgaGGGATGGAAGATATTAACATCTTGCACCTCCAGCGAAAGTATGCTAcaaaaaatcgtcttcgcttcttttgtCATATAATAAGGAGAGGAGCAGATcgtcttgttcaacgagttttgagAAGTTTTTCCGATTCAAACTGGAAGAAGCTACCTGgacgaaaacggaagttctggactgaggtggtgaaaaagGACCTGAGGAtgctcggcgtggataggcagtttaggcgagacgtaaggtttcgcagaacatggaatagcgacgaatggattgattctgtgcaagctcttgcggaagatcgagaaggttggggagctgtgttcaaggacggcacacctcggcgaagatgcgggtagtcgcgtcaggcgatgacatcagctcGCCGATTAAGCCAAAAAGCTAATTGACATAGCAAAGTAAAATCAGTAGTGAGGTTGGGCTTTTCGGAAGAAGTGGAGTATGAACGGATTTCCTGCACTTATTTCTGACAGTGCATTCCTTTTTCTCGTCGGTAAGTCTTCTAGCCGATAAGTGGAATTTCAAACCACTACTATTTAAACATGCGACTATTTGTTGGTACAGGATCGCAAACCAACAAACAATTCCAATATCATACAGTTGTCACTGTAGTTTGACGACACTTATGGTTCGCCTTCTATTTTGATCTTCCAAAACCGCCTCGCATTGGGACCATGTTTGTGTTGCAGCTATTTAACAAAGCTTCGAGCTTTAATTCCCTGCACTTGGACAAGCCTAGCACTTTTCGTTGCTTTGAAC
This window of the Necator americanus strain Aroian chromosome III, whole genome shotgun sequence genome carries:
- a CDS encoding hypothetical protein (NECATOR_CHRIII.G10488.T1) gives rise to the protein MDGQPIELVDDFCFLGCVLKNNSSYEKDIQQRCTKAVFTFNFLTKCLWSTPITNEVKLRVYLSAIRPIMMYGSETWAAPSTLTKRLVYTERKLLRRLLGYFSLRTWNSDEWIDSVQALAEDREGWGAVFKDGTPRRRCG